Proteins encoded together in one Exiguobacterium sp. BMC-KP window:
- a CDS encoding ECF transporter S component, whose product MQKAAPYSSTRTRQLVITAMSIALVLVATMFINIKLPIAPNGGLIHMGTAMLFLVAILFGPRTALLAGAVGMGLFDLLLGYTIWAPGTIIARGLQGLIVGYIAWSGGRNGTNVTFNLIGMIASVPVMLLVYFVHEGIAFSNWVAPFGSITGNIIQNVLGILVAIPVGIALKKTRFFRNFR is encoded by the coding sequence ATGCAAAAAGCAGCACCGTACTCTAGCACTCGTACCCGCCAGCTTGTCATCACTGCGATGTCGATCGCACTTGTTCTTGTTGCAACAATGTTCATCAATATCAAATTACCCATCGCTCCAAACGGTGGTCTCATTCATATGGGAACAGCGATGCTCTTTCTTGTTGCCATTTTATTCGGTCCCCGGACAGCACTGCTTGCCGGTGCTGTTGGAATGGGCTTGTTTGATCTTCTATTGGGCTATACGATTTGGGCCCCTGGTACAATCATCGCACGCGGACTTCAAGGATTGATTGTTGGTTACATCGCGTGGTCAGGTGGTCGTAACGGAACGAATGTCACGTTCAACTTAATCGGGATGATCGCTTCCGTTCCTGTTATGCTACTCGTTTACTTCGTGCATGAAGGAATTGCATTCAGCAACTGGGTCGCACCATTCGGTTCAATTACAGGAAACATTATTCAAAACGTCCTCGGAATCCTTGTCGCGATTCCAGTCGGGATCGCACTGAAGAAAACGCGCTTCTTCCGTAACTTCCGCTAA
- a CDS encoding amino acid permease, with protein sequence MEQQGLKRDLSNRHVQLIAIGGTIGTGLFLGSGKAIQLAGPSIVFAYLLVGIAIFFVMRALGELLLSKAGYQSLTDIAEDYLGPRAAFVTGWTYWFCWIMTAMADIIAVGVYVKYWFDIPQWIPAVLALLILLGFNLLTVKLFGELEFWFALIKVVTILALIGVGIVLLAIGFKTDAGPVTVSNLWSHGGWMPNGITGFLLSFQMVVFAYVGVELVGVSAAETADPKKNIPSAINKIPLRILFFYVGALLILLMINPWTGLNATESPFVKTFSLIGIPLAAGIINFVVLTSAASACNSGMFSTSRILYNLGNQQQASKKFSKLNKNHVPANALFVSTIVVSVGALLSKLLPGQAFSIVTTISAICFIWVWGVILVCHLRYKKQNPELHASSTFKAPLTPLVNYLVLGLFAVILVVMLFAEDTRPALLLTPVWFLGLFGLYHLRKKKQQAVNQKSA encoded by the coding sequence GACCATCGATTGTTTTTGCCTATTTACTCGTCGGGATCGCGATCTTCTTCGTCATGCGGGCACTTGGAGAATTGTTATTGTCAAAAGCAGGTTATCAGTCACTTACGGATATCGCAGAAGATTATCTCGGACCACGTGCCGCGTTCGTGACGGGTTGGACGTATTGGTTCTGTTGGATCATGACCGCGATGGCAGACATCATCGCCGTCGGTGTCTACGTTAAGTATTGGTTTGATATCCCGCAATGGATTCCAGCCGTTCTTGCGCTCTTGATTTTACTGGGCTTTAACTTGTTGACCGTTAAATTGTTCGGTGAACTCGAATTTTGGTTCGCGTTGATTAAGGTCGTGACAATCCTTGCTTTGATTGGTGTCGGAATCGTCTTGCTCGCGATCGGGTTTAAAACAGACGCGGGTCCCGTGACCGTCTCGAATCTCTGGTCACATGGTGGCTGGATGCCAAACGGAATTACAGGATTCTTGCTATCGTTCCAAATGGTCGTCTTCGCCTATGTCGGTGTTGAGCTCGTTGGGGTATCCGCAGCAGAAACAGCGGATCCGAAGAAGAACATTCCATCCGCGATCAATAAGATTCCACTTCGGATCTTATTCTTCTATGTCGGTGCCTTACTCATTCTCTTGATGATCAACCCATGGACAGGATTAAATGCGACAGAGAGCCCGTTCGTCAAGACATTCAGTTTGATCGGGATTCCGCTTGCAGCAGGAATCATCAACTTCGTCGTACTGACGTCCGCTGCTTCGGCGTGTAACAGCGGGATGTTCTCGACGAGCCGGATTCTATATAACCTGGGAAATCAACAGCAAGCGTCGAAAAAGTTCTCGAAGTTGAACAAGAACCATGTCCCAGCAAACGCCTTATTCGTCTCGACGATCGTCGTCTCAGTCGGTGCCTTACTCAGTAAACTGTTACCAGGTCAAGCGTTCAGTATCGTCACGACAATTAGTGCAATCTGTTTCATCTGGGTCTGGGGTGTCATCCTCGTTTGTCATCTCCGGTATAAGAAGCAGAATCCGGAATTACATGCGTCGTCGACATTCAAAGCACCATTGACACCACTCGTCAACTATCTCGTGCTAGGATTGTTTGCAGTCATTCTCGTCGTCATGCTATTTGCGGAAGATACACGTCCTGCCTTGTTGCTGACACCGGTCTGGTTCCTTGGACTATTCGGACTATATCATCTCCGAAAAAAGAAACAACAAGCAGTTAATCAAAAAAGTGCATAA
- the gnd gene encoding decarboxylating NADP(+)-dependent phosphogluconate dehydrogenase, with protein MQHSIGVIGLGVMGRNLALNMASHQEEVAIYNYTRDLTDDLVAHDEGLPLHPYYDIEAFVQSLARPRKIFMMVTAGSAIDSVIESLLPHLETGDIIMDGGNSHFLDTERRFDELQRHGIEYIGVGVSGGEVGARTGPAIMPGGSKEAYDHVAPILTKIAAHVEGDPCCVYIGPKGAGHFVKMVHNGIEYADMQLIAEAYSFLRFRLGLDVTEVADIFAEWNAGELKSYLIEITADILRKTDDETGQPLIDVILDQAGQKGTGKWTSLQAIDNGIASSIITEALFARYLSAVKEERVAASAVLKGPEDLSSLERDAWVERIRQALYMGKVAAYAQGFTQYRTSSELYDWNLRLEEIALIFRGGCIIRADFLNVISEAFKNDANLSNLMLAPFFAEKVQAYQESLRHVVAEGALSGFALPCLSTSLTYYDSYRTANSNANMLQAQRDYFGAHTYARTDREGIFHTDWQ; from the coding sequence ATGCAACATTCTATTGGAGTCATCGGTCTTGGTGTCATGGGCCGCAACTTAGCATTGAACATGGCGAGTCATCAAGAAGAAGTCGCCATCTATAACTACACACGTGATTTAACGGATGATCTCGTCGCACATGATGAAGGATTACCACTCCATCCGTACTACGACATTGAAGCATTCGTTCAGTCACTCGCTCGCCCGCGTAAAATTTTCATGATGGTTACGGCTGGTAGCGCGATTGATTCGGTCATCGAATCATTACTTCCGCATCTCGAAACAGGTGATATCATCATGGATGGTGGGAACTCGCACTTCCTCGATACAGAGCGTCGTTTTGATGAACTACAACGCCACGGGATCGAATACATCGGCGTCGGCGTATCGGGTGGTGAAGTCGGTGCACGGACCGGTCCTGCGATCATGCCGGGTGGATCAAAAGAAGCGTACGACCATGTGGCACCGATCTTGACGAAAATCGCCGCTCACGTCGAAGGTGATCCATGTTGCGTCTATATCGGACCGAAAGGCGCTGGTCACTTCGTCAAGATGGTTCATAATGGCATTGAATACGCCGACATGCAACTGATTGCAGAAGCGTACAGTTTCCTTCGCTTCCGTCTCGGACTTGATGTCACGGAAGTCGCAGACATCTTCGCTGAGTGGAATGCAGGCGAACTGAAAAGTTACTTGATCGAGATCACGGCGGATATCCTCCGGAAAACGGATGACGAGACAGGACAACCGTTAATCGATGTCATTCTCGATCAAGCCGGTCAAAAAGGAACCGGAAAATGGACAAGCCTGCAAGCCATTGATAATGGGATCGCCTCTTCGATCATTACGGAAGCCTTATTCGCGCGTTACCTCTCGGCTGTTAAAGAAGAACGCGTCGCAGCGTCTGCTGTCTTGAAGGGACCAGAAGACTTGTCATCGCTTGAGCGAGACGCGTGGGTCGAACGGATTCGTCAAGCGCTTTATATGGGGAAAGTCGCAGCTTACGCGCAAGGCTTTACCCAGTACCGGACATCGTCTGAATTGTACGACTGGAATCTACGGCTTGAAGAGATTGCCTTGATCTTCCGTGGCGGCTGTATCATCCGAGCAGACTTCTTGAACGTCATCAGTGAAGCGTTCAAAAATGATGCGAATCTCTCAAACTTGATGCTTGCACCGTTCTTCGCTGAGAAAGTACAGGCGTATCAAGAATCGTTACGCCATGTTGTCGCTGAGGGTGCTCTGTCTGGTTTCGCCCTACCATGTCTATCAACGTCGTTGACGTATTATGATAGCTACCGGACAGCAAATTCAAATGCCAACATGTTGCAAGCGCAACGCGATTATTTCGGCGCTCACACGTATGCTCGAACAGACCGCGAAGGCATCTTCCATACAGACTGGCAATAA
- the ahpF gene encoding alkyl hydroperoxide reductase subunit F, whose product MALAPDIKAQLAQYLELLEGDLVLAVSAGTDAVSLEMSALVEEIASMTPRISVEQASLPRTPSFTVNRVGETSGITFAGIPLGHEFTSLVLALLQVSGRAPKVDADVIKQIQGIQETYHFESYISLSCHNCPDVVQALNVMSVLNPNISHTMIDGAAFKAEVEQKEIMAVPTVFVNGEAFGNGRMSLEEILAKLGTGADAADFADKDPYDVLVVGGGPAGSSAAIYAARKGIRTGIVAERFGGQVMDTMSIENFISMKYTEGPKLVASLEEHVKEYGIDVMNLQRATRLEKKDLLELELENGAVLKTKSLILSTGARWRNVGVPGELEFKNKGVAYCPHCDGPLFEGKRVAVIGGGNSGIEAAIDLAGIVKHVTVLEFAPELKADAVLQERLASLPNVTVVVNAQTKEITGTDKVNGITYIERETNVERHVELEGVFVQIGLVPNTDWLGETVSRNKFGEVQVDRHGATNVPGVFAAGDCTDSAYKQIIISMGSGATAALGAFDHLIRN is encoded by the coding sequence ATGGCTTTAGCCCCAGACATTAAAGCACAACTCGCGCAATACCTCGAGCTTCTCGAAGGCGATCTCGTCCTAGCTGTTAGTGCTGGGACAGACGCCGTCTCGCTTGAGATGAGCGCACTCGTCGAAGAGATCGCAAGCATGACACCACGCATCTCCGTCGAGCAGGCAAGTCTTCCCCGGACACCAAGTTTCACAGTCAACCGTGTCGGTGAAACAAGCGGCATCACGTTTGCGGGAATTCCACTCGGTCATGAGTTCACGTCCCTCGTTCTCGCACTTCTCCAAGTCAGCGGTCGAGCACCGAAGGTCGACGCGGACGTCATCAAGCAGATTCAAGGCATTCAAGAAACGTACCACTTCGAGTCGTACATCAGCTTGAGCTGCCACAACTGCCCAGATGTCGTACAAGCGTTGAACGTCATGAGCGTCCTCAATCCGAACATCAGTCACACGATGATTGATGGTGCGGCATTTAAAGCAGAAGTCGAACAAAAAGAGATCATGGCTGTTCCGACGGTCTTCGTCAACGGTGAAGCGTTCGGTAACGGACGGATGTCACTTGAAGAAATCTTGGCGAAGCTTGGCACAGGTGCCGATGCTGCTGATTTCGCCGACAAAGATCCGTACGACGTCCTCGTCGTCGGTGGTGGTCCTGCTGGATCGAGTGCTGCGATTTATGCAGCCCGTAAAGGGATCCGGACAGGAATCGTCGCAGAACGCTTCGGTGGACAAGTCATGGATACGATGAGCATCGAGAACTTCATCAGCATGAAGTACACAGAAGGACCAAAACTCGTCGCAAGTCTTGAGGAGCACGTTAAGGAATATGGCATCGACGTCATGAACCTGCAACGAGCAACTCGTCTTGAGAAGAAGGACCTCCTTGAGCTTGAGCTTGAGAACGGTGCCGTCTTGAAAACGAAGAGTTTGATCCTTTCAACAGGAGCACGCTGGCGTAACGTCGGTGTCCCAGGTGAACTCGAATTCAAGAACAAAGGCGTCGCGTACTGCCCACACTGTGACGGTCCATTGTTCGAAGGAAAACGTGTCGCAGTCATCGGTGGCGGAAACTCAGGGATCGAAGCAGCAATCGATCTTGCGGGAATCGTCAAGCATGTCACGGTCCTTGAATTCGCACCGGAACTAAAAGCCGATGCTGTTCTTCAAGAACGCCTCGCTTCGCTTCCGAACGTCACGGTCGTCGTCAACGCACAGACGAAGGAAATCACAGGAACGGATAAAGTGAACGGTATCACTTATATCGAGCGCGAAACGAACGTCGAACGTCATGTTGAGCTCGAAGGTGTCTTCGTCCAAATCGGTCTCGTACCAAACACGGACTGGCTCGGTGAAACGGTGAGCCGTAACAAGTTCGGTGAAGTCCAAGTTGATCGTCACGGCGCAACGAACGTACCAGGTGTTTTCGCTGCAGGCGACTGCACGGATAGCGCATATAAACAGATCATCATCTCGATGGGATCTGGTGCAACCGCTGCACTGGGTGCTTTCGATCACTTGATTCGGAATTAA
- a CDS encoding glycosyltransferase family 2 protein, which yields MGSNISSLPKDYEVLNKKRLRRHVAITVIIPVYDAIIYLERTINSVLVQTIGIRNVTIIAVDDKSTDGSRRLLRRLSALYPQLVSVLLKKNTGTPAMPRNLGLTLARSKYVTFLDADDWLAHDGLRILSETMNRTGVDYAVGRTIQVSTNQPNRIIGVHESNRDRDHVSPYTLKHAFYHLGPRARMMRRDFLLRHAIQFPSMKFAEDKQFFIDVLVRTDMISTVTAPIYYLNRLDENDSLTKQTDIMEKMETNLIVLRRVLEYDLSAEKERLILNRLIEFDCITRFYDRKHFLKSNDPSVYHQMFARVVALFTQYRSYPIDSLIEKPFNRLLYHYWKAERFDDLLDAVKWSKSKEIKKVEWVNDQPYWNIPLGNGQTQMLALPLYVKVHKLERTEDGLNLTVQTLGDRQIRVEGITLQHRTWMEETHLLTTHVTDLENHYYHLRIELPKQIEKGSYLVYLRFDDYGQQVMAITMDEPVIQQCHHTFRWYETVKGNLGLRIK from the coding sequence GTGGGATCGAATATTTCATCACTACCGAAAGACTATGAGGTGCTCAATAAAAAACGATTGAGACGTCATGTCGCTATTACAGTCATCATTCCAGTGTACGACGCGATTATCTATCTTGAACGAACGATTAACTCCGTTTTAGTACAGACAATCGGTATTCGAAACGTGACGATCATTGCGGTAGATGATAAATCCACAGATGGCTCACGTCGCCTTTTACGACGCTTATCCGCCTTATATCCTCAACTTGTCAGCGTACTGCTGAAAAAAAATACAGGTACGCCTGCGATGCCACGTAATCTAGGTTTGACTCTGGCACGATCGAAATATGTCACGTTTTTGGATGCCGACGATTGGTTAGCACATGACGGATTACGGATTCTAAGTGAGACGATGAATCGAACCGGAGTAGACTATGCCGTCGGGCGTACCATTCAAGTATCGACGAATCAACCGAATCGAATCATTGGTGTTCACGAATCTAATCGCGATCGTGATCACGTCTCTCCGTATACTTTAAAGCACGCTTTTTATCATCTCGGCCCACGTGCCCGCATGATGCGTCGAGATTTCCTGTTACGTCATGCTATTCAATTTCCTTCGATGAAATTCGCCGAAGATAAACAATTTTTTATCGATGTCTTAGTACGAACAGATATGATCTCGACAGTTACTGCCCCCATCTATTATTTGAATCGTCTCGACGAGAATGACTCATTAACGAAGCAGACCGACATTATGGAAAAGATGGAAACGAATCTTATCGTCTTACGTCGTGTGTTGGAATATGACTTATCTGCTGAAAAGGAACGACTTATCCTCAATCGACTGATTGAGTTTGACTGTATCACACGCTTTTATGATCGTAAGCACTTTCTCAAAAGTAATGATCCATCAGTCTATCATCAGATGTTTGCGCGTGTCGTCGCCTTGTTTACGCAATATCGTTCCTATCCTATCGATTCATTGATTGAAAAGCCGTTCAATCGTCTGTTGTATCACTATTGGAAAGCTGAACGTTTTGATGATCTTTTGGATGCTGTTAAGTGGTCGAAATCGAAAGAAATAAAGAAAGTCGAATGGGTGAATGATCAACCTTATTGGAATATTCCATTAGGCAATGGTCAGACACAAATGCTAGCGCTCCCTCTATATGTGAAGGTACACAAATTAGAACGGACAGAAGATGGACTAAATCTAACGGTTCAAACACTTGGAGATCGACAAATTCGAGTAGAAGGGATTACGTTACAACATCGTACATGGATGGAAGAAACACATCTTTTGACGACGCATGTTACAGATCTTGAAAATCATTATTATCACTTACGGATAGAACTACCCAAACAAATCGAAAAGGGGAGTTATCTTGTTTATTTACGCTTTGATGACTATGGACAGCAGGTGATGGCTATTACGATGGATGAGCCAGTAATTCAACAATGCCACCACACATTTCGCTGGTATGAAACCGTTAAAGGAAACTTAGGATTACGAATCAAATGA
- a CDS encoding cryptochrome/photolyase family protein has protein sequence MATRWIFGNQLNHDLPLLQEANKQDDVILMVEATSRSKWKTYHKQKLILVFSAMRHFAEELREKGFTVDYREADSFDQAFKAHRKEHDPNHVLYTAITDEPMRKAMHKWQDSLPKKITVEVCSDVPLFLLTQEEAIEAIGDKPYKMDRFYRKLRKERNVLMNGSKPIGGKWSFDADNRKPAKSGTTFKDPIQFRPDRITKDVIEKVERDFSDHPGALDAFHWPVTRKEAMRALHRFIEERLETFGTYQDAMLTGEDTLSHSLLSAAINLGLLRPEEVIRQVEAALEEQDAPLNAVEGFIRQILGWREYMRAVYLAEMPDYASVNVLHHEADLPDFFWTGKTNMHCVAESLRPVVEHAHNHHIQRLMVLGNFANLFAISPQQTADWFNEMYIDAYDWVVLPNVLGMALHADGGTLSTKPYIASANYINKMSDYCKGCPFHQKDMLGEDACPFNALYWDFIDRHEKRFADNPRMSMMYRQWEKRDADSKRDIRKKAKALRKQLQDGAFDTP, from the coding sequence ATGGCGACACGCTGGATATTTGGTAATCAATTGAATCACGATCTCCCCTTATTGCAGGAAGCAAACAAACAAGATGACGTCATCCTGATGGTCGAAGCGACCTCACGCTCCAAATGGAAGACGTATCATAAACAAAAGCTCATCCTCGTCTTCTCGGCGATGCGGCATTTCGCGGAAGAACTACGCGAGAAAGGCTTCACCGTTGATTACCGGGAAGCCGACTCGTTCGATCAGGCATTCAAGGCGCATCGTAAAGAGCATGATCCAAATCATGTACTCTATACGGCGATCACGGATGAACCGATGCGCAAGGCGATGCACAAGTGGCAAGACAGTTTACCGAAGAAAATCACGGTCGAGGTTTGTTCCGACGTGCCGTTGTTTTTACTGACGCAGGAAGAAGCGATTGAAGCAATCGGTGACAAGCCATACAAGATGGATCGTTTTTATCGCAAACTGCGCAAGGAACGAAACGTTCTCATGAACGGCTCCAAGCCGATCGGTGGAAAATGGTCGTTTGACGCCGATAATCGAAAACCAGCGAAGTCCGGTACGACGTTTAAGGATCCAATTCAGTTTCGTCCGGATCGCATCACAAAGGACGTCATTGAAAAGGTCGAACGGGATTTTTCTGATCACCCGGGAGCACTTGACGCGTTTCATTGGCCGGTCACGCGGAAGGAAGCGATGCGTGCCCTTCATCGCTTCATCGAAGAGCGGCTCGAGACGTTCGGGACGTATCAGGACGCCATGCTGACTGGTGAAGATACGCTATCGCACTCGCTTTTATCGGCAGCAATCAATCTCGGCTTACTGAGACCGGAAGAGGTCATTCGCCAAGTCGAGGCAGCACTCGAAGAACAAGATGCTCCGCTCAATGCGGTCGAGGGTTTCATTCGTCAAATCTTAGGGTGGCGCGAATACATGCGCGCTGTATACCTAGCCGAGATGCCGGACTATGCTTCCGTCAATGTGCTGCATCACGAAGCGGATCTACCGGACTTTTTCTGGACCGGAAAAACGAACATGCACTGTGTCGCTGAATCGTTACGTCCTGTCGTCGAGCATGCGCACAATCACCACATCCAGCGCTTGATGGTGCTCGGGAACTTCGCTAATTTGTTTGCGATCTCACCACAACAGACGGCAGATTGGTTCAATGAAATGTACATCGATGCCTACGACTGGGTCGTCTTACCGAACGTCCTTGGGATGGCGCTTCATGCCGATGGGGGAACGTTATCGACCAAACCGTACATTGCCTCGGCGAATTACATCAATAAGATGAGTGATTATTGCAAGGGATGTCCATTCCATCAGAAAGACATGCTTGGCGAAGACGCCTGTCCATTTAACGCCTTGTACTGGGATTTCATCGATCGGCACGAAAAGCGCTTCGCTGATAATCCACGGATGTCGATGATGTATCGACAATGGGAAAAACGGGATGCCGACAGCAAACGCGATATTCGCAAGAAAGCCAAAGCACTTCGGAAACAACTACAGGACGGAGCTTTCGATACACCATGA
- the ahpC gene encoding alkyl hydroperoxide reductase subunit C, translating into MSLIGSEVKPFSASAFHNGEFVDLTDANLRGKWSVVCFYPADFTFVCPTELEDLQNQYETLKALDVEVYSVSTDTHFTHKAWHETSETIGKIEYVMIGDPSHVISRNFEVLNEQDGLADRGTFIIDPDGVIQTVEINAGGIGRDASTLVNKIKAAQYVRNNPGEVCPAKWEEGSATLTPSLDLVGKI; encoded by the coding sequence ATGTCTTTAATCGGAAGTGAAGTAAAACCATTTAGCGCATCAGCATTCCACAACGGAGAATTCGTTGACCTAACGGATGCCAACCTTCGCGGTAAATGGAGTGTCGTATGTTTCTACCCTGCAGACTTTACATTCGTTTGCCCGACAGAACTCGAAGATCTTCAAAACCAATACGAAACACTCAAAGCGCTTGACGTTGAAGTTTACTCTGTTTCAACAGATACGCATTTCACACATAAAGCATGGCACGAAACGTCAGAAACAATCGGTAAAATCGAGTACGTCATGATCGGTGATCCATCACACGTCATCTCACGTAACTTCGAAGTCTTGAACGAACAAGATGGTCTTGCTGACCGCGGTACGTTCATCATCGATCCAGATGGCGTCATCCAAACAGTTGAGATCAACGCAGGCGGTATCGGTCGTGATGCGAGCACGCTCGTCAACAAAATCAAAGCAGCACAATATGTACGTAACAATCCAGGCGAAGTTTGCCCAGCGAAATGGGAAGAAGGCTCTGCAACACTTACACCAAGCCTTGACCTCGTCGGAAAAATTTAA
- a CDS encoding malate:quinone oxidoreductase, which produces MSSMPKKTDVILIGAGVMSATLGVLLKELAPEMNIKVFEKLASAGEESSNEWNNAGTGHAALCELNYTTENADGSIDISKAVKVNEQFQLSRQFWSHLVKEGVLPNPKEFIMPIPHMSMVEGTENVEFLKKRLEALSANPLFAGMEYSEDPVKLAEWIPLIMNGRTSPEPIAATKIDSGTDVNFGALTRILFEYLAQHDVEINYQHGVEDLKRVDGGWEVKVKNERDHRIEHHTAQFVFIGGGGGSLPLLQKTGIEESKQIGGFPVSGLFLVCKNPEIIEQHHAKVYGKAKVGAPPMSVPHLDTRYIDGKKSLLFGPFAGFSPKFLKTGSNLDLIASVKPNNVLTMLAAGAKEMGLTKYLIEQVLLSTEQRMNELREFIPNAKTEDWDVVVAGQRVQVIKDTPQGKGTLQFGTEVVSAADGSVAALLGASPGASTAVPVMLEVLGKCFPSELPAWEAKIKEMIPSYGISLVEHPELFEQIHAETAKTLELEQGQPIR; this is translated from the coding sequence ATGAGCAGTATGCCTAAAAAAACAGACGTTATTTTAATTGGTGCCGGAGTCATGAGCGCGACGTTAGGGGTCTTATTAAAAGAACTCGCGCCTGAGATGAACATCAAGGTATTCGAGAAACTCGCGAGTGCCGGGGAAGAGAGCTCGAACGAGTGGAACAATGCAGGAACAGGTCACGCCGCACTGTGTGAACTGAACTATACGACGGAAAACGCCGATGGTTCGATCGATATTAGTAAAGCGGTCAAAGTCAACGAACAGTTCCAACTGTCGCGTCAATTCTGGTCGCATCTCGTCAAGGAAGGGGTCTTGCCGAATCCGAAAGAATTCATCATGCCGATTCCACATATGAGCATGGTCGAAGGGACGGAAAACGTCGAATTCCTGAAAAAACGATTGGAAGCGCTCTCAGCAAATCCGTTGTTTGCAGGGATGGAGTATTCGGAAGATCCAGTAAAATTAGCCGAGTGGATTCCACTCATCATGAACGGTCGGACGTCACCAGAGCCGATCGCTGCGACAAAAATCGATTCAGGAACGGACGTCAACTTCGGTGCGTTGACACGGATCCTGTTTGAATATCTCGCACAGCACGATGTAGAGATCAACTACCAGCACGGTGTCGAGGACTTGAAACGTGTTGACGGTGGTTGGGAAGTCAAAGTGAAGAATGAGCGCGATCACCGGATCGAGCATCATACGGCGCAGTTCGTCTTCATCGGGGGCGGCGGTGGTAGTCTACCATTGCTCCAAAAAACAGGCATCGAGGAATCGAAGCAAATCGGTGGTTTCCCGGTCAGCGGCTTGTTCCTCGTCTGTAAAAATCCTGAGATCATTGAACAGCACCATGCGAAAGTCTACGGAAAAGCGAAAGTCGGAGCACCACCGATGTCAGTACCGCACTTGGATACACGATACATCGATGGAAAGAAATCGCTCCTCTTCGGACCGTTTGCTGGCTTCTCACCGAAGTTTCTCAAGACAGGATCAAATCTTGATTTGATCGCGTCCGTCAAACCAAACAACGTCTTGACGATGCTTGCTGCGGGAGCAAAAGAGATGGGATTGACGAAGTATCTGATCGAACAAGTTCTCTTGTCGACGGAACAACGAATGAACGAATTACGAGAGTTCATTCCGAATGCGAAGACGGAAGACTGGGATGTCGTCGTTGCTGGTCAACGTGTCCAAGTTATCAAGGATACACCGCAAGGAAAAGGAACACTCCAGTTCGGAACAGAGGTCGTCAGTGCAGCTGACGGATCTGTTGCTGCTTTACTTGGAGCTTCTCCAGGTGCTTCAACAGCGGTTCCAGTCATGCTCGAAGTACTCGGCAAATGTTTCCCGTCCGAATTACCGGCGTGGGAAGCAAAAATCAAGGAGATGATTCCGTCTTACGGGATCTCACTCGTTGAACATCCGGAGTTGTTCGAACAGATCCATGCAGAAACAGCAAAAACGCTTGAGCTTGAACAAGGTCAACCGATTCGCTAA